A genome region from Crossiella equi includes the following:
- a CDS encoding PhoH family protein, which translates to MAGTAPGEATQPGSKISLPDSAVLALLGSSDENLRLLEELLTADLHVRGNELTLTGEPADVAFAERVFAELVTLAGKGQPVGQDAVRRTVAMLSAGTAESPAEVLSLNIISRRGRTIRPKTLNQKRYVDAIDSNTVVFGIGPAGTGKTYLAMAKAVQALQAKQVSRIILTRPAVEAGERLGYLPGTLHEKIDPYLRPLYDALHDMVDPESIPRLTQAGTIEVAPLAYMRGRTLNDAFIILDEAQNTTPEQMKMFLTRLGFGSKIVVTGDVTQIDLPGGQRSGLKVVQDILGGVDDVHFSILTSQDVVRHRLVGEIVDAYDRWQVTQDNQNGTTGQRAHARKGRR; encoded by the coding sequence GTGGCCGGTACCGCACCTGGTGAAGCGACCCAGCCCGGGTCGAAGATCTCCCTGCCCGACTCCGCAGTCCTGGCACTGCTCGGCTCCAGCGATGAGAACCTGCGCCTCCTCGAGGAGCTGCTCACCGCCGACTTGCACGTCCGGGGCAACGAGCTCACCCTGACCGGCGAGCCCGCCGACGTGGCCTTCGCCGAACGCGTGTTCGCCGAGCTGGTCACCCTAGCGGGCAAGGGGCAGCCCGTCGGGCAGGACGCGGTGCGGCGCACCGTGGCCATGCTCAGCGCGGGTACCGCCGAATCGCCCGCCGAGGTGCTCAGCCTCAACATCATCTCCCGGCGCGGGCGCACCATCCGGCCCAAGACGCTGAACCAGAAGCGGTACGTCGACGCCATCGACTCCAACACCGTGGTCTTCGGCATCGGCCCGGCCGGTACCGGCAAGACCTACCTGGCCATGGCCAAGGCGGTCCAGGCGTTGCAGGCCAAGCAGGTCAGCCGCATCATCCTCACCCGGCCCGCGGTCGAGGCGGGGGAGCGGCTGGGCTACCTGCCCGGCACGCTGCACGAGAAGATCGACCCTTACCTGCGGCCGCTCTACGACGCGCTGCACGACATGGTCGACCCCGAGTCCATCCCGCGCCTGACCCAGGCGGGCACCATCGAGGTCGCGCCGCTGGCCTACATGCGCGGCCGCACCCTCAACGACGCCTTCATCATCCTCGACGAGGCCCAGAACACCACGCCCGAGCAGATGAAGATGTTCCTCACCCGCCTCGGCTTCGGCTCCAAGATCGTGGTCACCGGCGACGTCACCCAGATCGACCTGCCGGGCGGCCAGCGCAGCGGCCTCAAGGTCGTGCAGGACATCCTCGGCGGCGTCGACGACGTGCACTTCTCCATCCTCACCAGCCAGGACGTGGTGAGGCACCGGCTGGTCGGCGAGATCGTGGACGCCTACGACCGCTGGCAGGTCACCCAGGACAACCAGAACGGCACCACCGGGCAGCGTGCCCACGCGCGAAAGGGACGGCGTTGA